A single genomic interval of Peromyscus eremicus unplaced genomic scaffold, PerEre_H2_v1 PerEre#2#unplaced_80, whole genome shotgun sequence harbors:
- the LOC131901423 gene encoding zinc finger protein 120-like, giving the protein MDLLTYYDVHVNFTWEEWTLLDPSQKNLYKEVMTETYRNLTTIGYSWENHNIEEHFQNSRRHIR; this is encoded by the exons tgacctattatgatgtgcatgtcaacttcacttgggaagagtggactttgctggatccttcccagaagaatctctacaaagaggtgatgactgagacctacaggaacctcactactatag GTTACAGTTGGGAAAATCATAATATTGAGGAAcatttccaaaattctagaagacatataaggtaa